Proteins from a genomic interval of Uloborus diversus isolate 005 chromosome 4, Udiv.v.3.1, whole genome shotgun sequence:
- the LOC129219727 gene encoding triadin-like has protein sequence MINSFWNICSTCPMPKEEKLNSEYKRNYVWHPQYKPLAQDVVSCAPQSIVKEIGIQRRKQYPELAYRNNEVIRHDLSHHSKDAADLRARSEERDMGLASKSGPRSRSAEPGSSHYHQKSIMVQSFPPITSGRVAVLPEADEFPIISENPSETTEYKSQFAWPKKTEGEIPCTARKSVSMGIIKSADEPDMSVPKFKAAAIHRQCTKKKEATIPDKKPQDSKKKVKTEYKAKYKPFTSYVYVDGQWKKTSRLLKVPEKPVETHEEPWFVEVVERLQKANEYRWRGHTGELLPEIYKQPPEIPPSRSKLALPELQMNVTKCHQSTSKKSDSRKRETHTDFSKEKKKDKEAKTPPALRRPKSAEPAKAKEAVKHKRPATTPPAKPSAHVLPTRRKPIKDDEVDKKPKARTPSLKKLKEEPAKVASSVSRKTENPSSLPQGSGGKVWLQADQPVSEPKEGDDASVRKHSDAVRPSSLSPIAKPVPPQQEQPQKVFNDVEAKEEPSSAETKSAVPYSSVVPLTHVRTPEEVTGVKSPDPENWTVPIESSEKLQWSGVNTSDAPMRLKKTEEISENLSKLPTDESVPINTGSQESVPSSSKLTSTNVLDRARSRLDQFWGKNK, from the exons TTGAATTCTGAGTATAAACGGAATTATGTGTGGCATCCGCAATACAAACCTCTGGCTCAAGATGTTGTCAGCTGTGCTCCTCAATCAA TTGTCAAAGAGATTGGTATTCAGAGAAGAAAACAATATCCAGAACTTGCTTATCGAAATAATGAGGTGATACGACATGATCTGAGTCATCACAGTAAAGATGCAGCTGATCTAAGAGCTAGG AGTGAAGAACGTGATATGGGCCTAGCTTCTAAATCAGGACCGAGAAGCCGGTCAGCTGAACCTGGGAGCAGCCATTATCATCAAAAATCG ATCATGGTGCAAAGCTTTCCTCCAATAACCTCTGGGCGGGTAGCTGTATTACCTGAAGCAGATGAATTTCCTATTATATCTGAGAATCCTTCGGAAACCACAGAATACAAATCTCAATTTGCCTGGCCGAAAAAAACAGAAGGAGAAATTCCATGCACAGCTCGAAAATCTGTTTCAATGGGAATTATTAAAAGTGCTGATGAACCAG acATGTCTGTGCCAAAGTTCAAAGCTGCTGCCATACACAGACAATgcacaaagaaaaaagaagctaCTATTCCAGATAAAAAACCTCAAGATAGCAAAAA AAAAGTGAAAACTGAGTACAAAGCTAAGTACAAGCCGTTTACTTCCTATGTTTATGTGGATGGCCAGTGGAAGAAAACATCCAGACTTCTAAAG GTACCAGAAAAACCAGTTGAAACTCATGAAGAGCCATGGTTTGTGGAAGTTGTGGAGAGATTGCAGAAGGCTAATGAATACAGATGGAGAGGTCACACTGGTGAACTATTACCAGAGATTTATAAGCAGCCTCCTGAAATCCCCCCTTCCCGATCCAAGCTGGCTCTTCCTGAATTGCAGATGAATGTAACAAA atgtCATCAATCCACCTCTAAGAAGTCTGATTCCAGAAAAAGAGAAACTCATACAGATTTTtctaaagagaagaaaaaagacaaAGAAGCTAAAACACCACCAGCATTAA GGAGACCAAAATCTGCGGAACCAGCCAAAGCAAAAGAAGCTGTTAAGCACAAACGTCCCGCTACTACTCCCCCTGCTAAACCAAGTGCTCATGTTTTACCCACCCGAAGAAAACCCATCAAGGATGATGAAGTGGATAAAAAGCCAAAAG CTAGAACACCCTCCCTCAAAAAACTCAAAGAAGAACCTGCCAAAGTAGCATCTTCTGTCAGCCGCAAAACAGAGAATCCATCTTCTTTACCCCAGGGCAGTGGCGGGAAGGTCTGGCTGCAGGCCGATCAACCTGTTTCAGAACCCAAAGAAGGGGATGATGCATCTGTCAGAAAACATTCGGATGCTGTGAGGCCTTCCTCCTTGTCACCCATTGCAAAGCCTGTGCCTCCGCAGCAAGAACAACCCCAGAAAGTGTTTAATGACGTTGAGGCCAAAGAAG AGCCATCTTCTGCTGAAACAAAATCAGCAGTCCCATATTCATCTGTTGTTCCACTCACACATGTAAGAACACCCGAAGAGGTGACTGGTGTAAAGAGCCCTGATCCTGAGAATTGGACTGTTCCTATAGAGAGTAGTGAAAAATTACAGTGGAGCGGCGTTAATACTTCTG ATGCTCCCATGAGGTTAAAGAAAACAGAAGAAATTAgtgaaaatttatcaaaattaccTACTGATGAATCAG tgccTATTAATACTGGATCTCAAGAAAGTGTTCCAAGCTCTAGCAAATTGACTTCTACAAATGTTTTAGATAGAGCTCGTAGTAGGCTTGaccaattttggggaaaaaacaaGTGA